In Miscanthus floridulus cultivar M001 chromosome 5, ASM1932011v1, whole genome shotgun sequence, one genomic interval encodes:
- the LOC136450791 gene encoding acidic endochitinase-like: protein MARSNPSLPMLLATAFALAGVAAGARAGGIAIYWGQNGNEGTLAQTCATGNYKFVNVAFLPTFGKGQTPVLNLAGHCDPASNGCTGVGADIKACQRMGIKVLLSIGGGSGSYGLSSPDDARSVAAYLWNNYLGGRSSKARPLGDAVLDGIDFDIESGGSLYWDDLAKALKSYSRRVYLSAAPQCPFPDASLGTALGTGLFDYVWVQFYNNPPCQYSASAGVGSLASAWAQWTSIRAGRVFLGLPAAPQAAGSGFVPASDLVSQVLPVVKNSTKYGGIMLWSRYYDGLTGYSDAVKSQV, encoded by the coding sequence ATGGCTAGAAGCAACCCCTCTCTGCCAATGCTGCTGGCCACGGCGTTTGCATTGGCCGGGGTAGCCGCGGGAGCGCGCGCCGGCGGCATCGCCATCTACTGGGGCCAGAACGGCAACGAGGGGACGCTGGCGCAGACCTGCGCCACGGGCAACTACAAGTTCGTCAACGTGGCGTTCCTCCCCACGTTCGGCAAGGGCCAGACGCCGGTGCTGAACCTGGCGGGACACTGCGACCCCGCGAGCAACGGGTGCACGGGCGTGGGCGCCGACATCAAGGCGTGCCAGCGCATGGGCATCAAGGTCCTGCTCTCCATCGGCGGCGGTAGCGGCAGCTACGGGCTCTCGTCGCCGGACGATGCGAGGAGCGTCGCGGCGTACCTCTGGAACAACTACCTCGGCGGCAGGTCGTCCAAGGCCAGGCCTCTCGGCGACGCGGTCCTCGACGGCATCGACTTCGACATCGAGAGCGGCGGGAGCCTTTACTGGGACGACCTGGCGAAAGCCCTCAAGTCCTACTCCCGGCGGGTGTACCTGTCGGCGGCGCCGCAGTGCCCGTTCCCGGACGCGTCGCTGGGCACGGCGCTCGGCACGGGGCTGTTCGACTACGTGTGGGTGCAGTTCTACAACAACCCGCCGTGCCAGTACAGCGCGAGCGCCGGCGTGGGCAGCCTGGCGAGCGCGTGGGCGCAGTGGACGTCCATCAGGGCCGGGCGGGTGTTCCTCGGCCTCCCGGCCGCGCCCCAGGCCGCGGGCAGCGGGTTCGTGCCGGCGAGTGACCTTGTGTCGCAGGTGCTGCCGGTGGTGAAGAACTCCACCAAGTACGGGGGCATCATGCTCTGGTCCAGGTACTACGACGGGCTCACGGGGTACAGCGACGCGGTCAAGTCCCAAGTGTGA
- the LOC136450788 gene encoding acidic endochitinase-like has translation MANRALAPFLLVATLLVALLATCHAGGIAVYWGQNDGEASLSDTCASGNYKFVILAFVYKFGKGQTPELDLASHCDPSSGGCTGLSDDIRSCQSSGIKVLLSIGGGDGSYGLSSQGDARDVAAYLWNNYLGGTSSSRPLGDAVLDGIDFDIELGGSKYWDSLARDLKNMGKNKVGGKGVLLSAAPQCPFPDEWDNGAINTGLFDYVWVQFYNNPPCQVNAGRGAFMDAWKQWESVPAGQIFLGLPASKDAAGTGFVPADDLNSNVLPLIKGSSKYGGVMLWSKYYDDRAGYSDAIKSHV, from the exons ATGGCAAACCGAGCTCTAGCTCCATTcctgctcgtggccaccctcTTGGTGGCTCTCCTCGCCACATGCCATGCCGGTGGCATCGCCGTCTACTGGGGCCAGAACGACGGCGAGGCGTCCCTGTCCGACACGTGTGCGTCAGGGAACTACAAGTTCGTCATCCTCGCCTTCGTCTACAAGTTCGGCAAGGGCCAGACGCCGGAGCTGGACCTCGCCAGCCACTGCGACCCCTCATCGGGTGGCTGCACGGGGTTGAGTGATGACATACGTTCGTGCCAGAGCAGCGGCATCAAGGTCCTGCTCTCGATCGGCGGCGGTGACGGCAGCTACGGCCTGTCGTCCCAGGGGGACGCGCGGGACGTGGCCGCCTACCTCTGGAACAATTACCTGGGCGGCACATCGTCGTCGCGCCCCCTCGGCGACGCCGTTCTTGACGGCATTGACTTCGACATTGAGCTCGGCGGCTCCAAGTACTGGGACAGCTTGGCCAG GGACCTCAAGAACATGGGCAAGAACAAGGTCGGCGGCAAGGGGGTGCTCCTGAGCGCTGCGCCGCAGTGCCCGTTCCCTGACGAGTGGGACAACGGCGCGATCAACACGGGGCTGTTCGACTACGTGTGGGTGCAGTTCTACAACAACCCTCCGTGCCAGGTGAACGCGGGCCGTGGCGCGTTCATGGACGCATGGAAACAGTGGGAGTCGGTTCCGGCGGGACAGATCTTCCTAGGCCTGCCGGCCTCCAAGGACGCGGCCGGCACCGGGTTCGTGCCCGCCGACGATCTCAACTCTAACGTGCTGCCGCTCATCAAGGGATCGTCCAAGTACGGTGGCGTCATGCTCTGGTCCAAGTACTACGACGACCGTGCAGGCTACAGTGACGCCATCAAGAGCCACGTGTGA
- the LOC136450789 gene encoding acidic endochitinase-like, which yields MAGRALAHIHFQLIATILVALVATCHAGSIAVYWGQNDGESSLSETCASGNYKFVILAFVYKFGKGQTPDLNLAGHCVPSSGSCKFLSKDIHSCQRRGIKVLLSIGGGEGSYGLSSESDAREVAAYLWNNYLGGTSSSRPLGDAILDGVDFDIEQGGAKFWDSLARDLKKLGKKKGSKGVLLSAAPQCPFPDEWDGGAINTGLFDFVWVQFYNNQPCQVSAGRGAFLAAWKRWQSVPAGKIFLGLPASKSAAGTGFVPAAQLRSQVLPLIKGSPKYGGVMLWSKFYDKGYSDAIKKHV from the exons ATGGCAGGCCGAGCTCTCGCTCACATTCACTTCCAGCTCATTGCCACCATCCTGGTGGCGCTCGTCGCCACATGCCACGCCGGCAGCATCGCCGTGTACTGGGGTCAGAACGACGGCGAGTCGTCCCTGTCCGAGACGTGCGCGTCCGGGAACTACAAGTTCGTCATCCTCGCCTTCGTCTACAAGTTCGGCAAGGGCCAGACGCCGGACCTGAACCTTGCCGGTCACTGCGTTCCCTCGTCGGGCAGCTGCAAGTTTCTGAGCAAGGACATCCACTCGTGCCAGCGCCGCGGTATCAAGGTCCTGCTCTCcatcggcggcggcgagggcagcTACGGCCTGTCGTCAGAAAGCGACGCGCGCGAAGTGGCCGCGTACCTCTGGAACAATTACCTGGGCGGCACGTCGTCGTCCCGCCCCCTCGGCGACGCCATCCTTGACGGCGTCGACTTCGACATCGAGCAAGGCGGCGCCAAGTTCTGGGACAGCCTCGCCAG GGACCTCAAGAAATTGGGTAAGAAAAAGGGCAGCAAGGGGGTGCTTCTGAGCGCGGCGCCGCAGTGCCCGTTCCCGGACGAGTGGGACGGCGGCGCGATCAACACGGGGCTGTTCGACTTCGTGTGGGTGCAGTTCTACAACAACCAGCCGTGCCAGGTGAGCGCTGGCCGCGGCGCGTTCCTGGCCGCGTGGAAGAGGTGGCAGTCGGTGCCAGCGGGCAAGATCTTCCTGGGTCTGCCCGCCTCCAAGAGCGCGGCGGGCACCGGGTTCGTGCCCGCCGCCCAGCTCAGGTCGCAGGTGCTGCCGCTCATCAAGGGCTCGCCCAAGTACGGCGGCGTCATGCTCTGGTCCAAGTTCTACGACAAGGGCTACAGCGACGCCATCAAGAAACACGTCTGA
- the LOC136453606 gene encoding large ribosomal subunit protein uL1-like isoform X2: protein MSKLQSDALREAIASITSDSREKQRKFVETIELQIGLKNYDPQKDKRFSGSVKLPHIPRPKMKVCMLGDAQHVEEAERIGLDSMDVEALKKMNKNKKLVKKLAKKYHAFLASEAIIKQIPRLLGPGLNKAGKFPTLVTHQESLESKVNETKATVKFQLKKVLCMGVAVGNCGMEEKQIFQNVQMSVNFLVSLLKKNWQNVRCLYLKSTMGKVYRVF from the exons ATGAG TAAGCTGCAGAGTGATGCTCTGAGGGAGGCGATTGCCTCGATTACCAGTGATTCCCGTGAGAAGCAGCGCAAGTTTGTTGAAACCATTGAGCTTCAGATTGGTCTCAAGAACTATGACCCTCAAAAGGACAAGCGTTTCAGTGGTTCTGTTAAGCTGCCTCACATCCCTCGCCCTAAGATGAAGGTTTGCATGCTTGGTGATGCTCAGCACGTTGAGGAG GCAGAGAGAATAGGTCTAGACAGTATGGATGTGGAAGCCCTcaagaagatgaacaaaaacaagaAGCTAGTCAAGAAGCTGGCAAAGAAGTACCATGCTTTCCTTGCGTCTGAGGCTATCATTAAGCAAATTCCTCGTCTTCTTGGTCCTGGTCTTAACAAGGCAG GAAAGTTCCCTACCTTGGTGACACACCAGGAATCCCTTGAGTCCAAGGTTAATGAGACAAAGGCTACAGTTAAGTTCCAGCTAAAGAAGGTACTTTGCATGGGTGTTGCTGTTGGCAACTGCGGTATGGAGGAGAAGCAAATCTTCCAGAATGTGCAAATGAGCGTCAACTTCCTTGTGTCACTCTTGAAAAAGAATTGGCAGAAT GTGAGATGCCTATACCTGAAGAGCACTATGGGAAAGGTGTACCGGGTGTTCTAA
- the LOC136453606 gene encoding large ribosomal subunit protein uL1-like isoform X1: MRICSMHILRTVKAPIWNAARNSGAGAMSKLQSDALREAIASITSDSREKQRKFVETIELQIGLKNYDPQKDKRFSGSVKLPHIPRPKMKVCMLGDAQHVEEAERIGLDSMDVEALKKMNKNKKLVKKLAKKYHAFLASEAIIKQIPRLLGPGLNKAGKFPTLVTHQESLESKVNETKATVKFQLKKVLCMGVAVGNCGMEEKQIFQNVQMSVNFLVSLLKKNWQNVRCLYLKSTMGKVYRVF; encoded by the exons ATGCGAATTTGTTCCATGCACATCCTCAGGACTGTCAAGGCGCCCATCTG GAACGCTGCTCGCAATTCGGGTGCCGGCGCCATGAG TAAGCTGCAGAGTGATGCTCTGAGGGAGGCGATTGCCTCGATTACCAGTGATTCCCGTGAGAAGCAGCGCAAGTTTGTTGAAACCATTGAGCTTCAGATTGGTCTCAAGAACTATGACCCTCAAAAGGACAAGCGTTTCAGTGGTTCTGTTAAGCTGCCTCACATCCCTCGCCCTAAGATGAAGGTTTGCATGCTTGGTGATGCTCAGCACGTTGAGGAG GCAGAGAGAATAGGTCTAGACAGTATGGATGTGGAAGCCCTcaagaagatgaacaaaaacaagaAGCTAGTCAAGAAGCTGGCAAAGAAGTACCATGCTTTCCTTGCGTCTGAGGCTATCATTAAGCAAATTCCTCGTCTTCTTGGTCCTGGTCTTAACAAGGCAG GAAAGTTCCCTACCTTGGTGACACACCAGGAATCCCTTGAGTCCAAGGTTAATGAGACAAAGGCTACAGTTAAGTTCCAGCTAAAGAAGGTACTTTGCATGGGTGTTGCTGTTGGCAACTGCGGTATGGAGGAGAAGCAAATCTTCCAGAATGTGCAAATGAGCGTCAACTTCCTTGTGTCACTCTTGAAAAAGAATTGGCAGAAT GTGAGATGCCTATACCTGAAGAGCACTATGGGAAAGGTGTACCGGGTGTTCTAA
- the LOC136450790 gene encoding acidic endochitinase SE2-like: MAGRPLTPFQLTAILLLALLVTCHAGGIAVYWGQNTEEATLSATCASRKYQFVILAFVSQFGQGRAPQLDLSGHCDSSSGRCSGLSDDIRSCQRRGVKVLLSIGGGVGKYGLSSAADARLVAAYLWNSYLGGTSSSRPLGDAVLDGIDFDIELGSAKFWDNLARDLKDMVKNNGDKAVLLSAAPQCPFPDEWDSAAINTGLFDFVWVQFYNNPECQFSSGRKAFLDAWKQWESVPAGQLYLGLPASKDAAGTGFVPAAQLTSQVLPLIKGSPKYGGVMLWSKFYDDRTGYSSAIKSHV; the protein is encoded by the exons ATGGCAGGTAGACCTCTCACTCCCTTCCAACTCACTGCCATCCTCTTGCTGGCGCTCCTCGTTACGTGCCACGCCGGCGGAATCGCCGTATACTGGGGCCAGAACACGGAAGAAGCAACCCTGTCCGCGACGTGCGCATCCCGCAAGTACCAGTTCGTCATCCTCGCCTTCGTTTCCCAGTTCGGCCAGGGCCGGGCGCCACAGCTGGACCTGTCCGGCCACTGCGACTCCTCGTCGGGCCGCTGCTCCGGCCTGAGCGATGACATCCGTTCGTGCCAGCGCCGCGGCGTCAAGGTCCTGCTCTCCATCGGCGGCGGCGTTGGCAAGTACGGCCTGTCGTCGGCCGCGGACGCGCGGCTGGTGGCCGCGTACCTCTGGAATAGCTACCTCGGCGGCACGTCGTCGTCACGTCCGCTCGGCGATGCCGTCCTTGATGGCATCGACTTCGACATCGAGCTCGGCAGCGCCAAGTTCTGGGACAATCTCGCCAG GGACCTCAAGGACATGGTCAAGAATAATGGCGACAAGGCGGTGCTGCTGAGCGCGGCGCCGCAGTGCCCATTCCCGGACGAGTGGGACAGCGCCGCGATCAACACGGGGCTGTTCGACTTCGTGTGGGTGCAGTTCTACAACAATCCGGAGTGCCAGTTCAGCTCGGGGCGCAAGGCCTTCCTAGACGCATGGAAACAATGGGAGTCGGTGCCGGCGGGGCAGCTCTACCTCGGACTGCCAGCCTCCAAGGACGCGGCAGGCACCGGGTTCGTGCCCGCGGCCCAGCTCACGTCGCAGGTGCTGCCGCTCATCAAGGGCTCGCCCAAGTACGGCGGCGTCATGCTCTGGTCCAAGTTCTACGACGACCGCACGGGATACAGCTCCGCCATCAAGAGCCACGTCTGA